The Inediibacterium massiliense genome includes the window ATGAAAGAGTGGAGGTAATGTTATGGCATTTAATTATAATAAACTTTGGAAATTACTTATAGATAAAAATATGAATAAGGTTGCACTTAGAGATGCGATTAATATTACACCAGCTAAACTTAGTAAAAGTCAGTCTGTAAATATGCAGATCCTTGCAAGGATTTGTAAAGAGTTAGAATGTAATATTGGAGATATAGTTGATTATATACCTGATGTAGAGGAGGAAAATGATTATGAATAAAAATAATAATAAACTTCAAATAAGAAACAGTACAGCAGAATTTTTAATTTTTACTTCACAAGCAGGAGCAAATTCCATTGAAGTTATGGCTGTAGATGATAATGTGTGGTTAACACAAGAAATGATAGCAACCCTTTACGAAAAAGGTCGTTCAACCATTACAGAGCATTTAAAAAATATTTTTTTAGATGGTGAATTAGATGAAAATTCAGTATGTCGGAAATTCCGACGAACTGGTTCTGATGGAAAACAATATAAAATTAAATTTTATAATCTAGAAGCGGTTATTGCAATTGGATTTAGGACTAATTCTGAGAGGGCAATAGTTTTTCGTCAGTGGGCAACTTCTGTACTTAAAGATTTTTCTATTCGCGGTTATGTTATGGATAAGGAAAGGTTAAAAAATGGAACATTTTTAAATGAAGATTATTTTGATCATTTGCTTGAAGAAATTAGAGAAATAAGAGCAAGTGAAAGAAGATTCTATCAAAAAATAACAGATATTTATGCAACAGCAATGGATTATTCGGCTAATGCTTTAACAACAAAAACATTTTTTAAAACTGTTCAAAATAAATTACACTTTGCAATACATGGTAAAACAGCAGCAGAACTTATAATGGATAGAGCAAATGCAGGAAAAGAAAATATGGGATTAACTACTTGGAGAAATGCACCTAAAGGTAAAATAGTAAAGAGAGATGTTTATGTTGCTAAAAATTATCTAACTTTAGATGAAATAGATTCATTAAATAGAATAGTAACTATGTATCTTGATTATGCTGAAAACCAAGCAAAAAGAAAAATACCCATGACAATGGAAGCTTGGACATATATTAATTGATTTAGCATCTCATTATAAAGGGACACTTGCTCCTAAAATAGAACTAATTAGAGCGGCAATAGATGAAAGTAAGTTGATAGAATTTGACTATTACTGTTATTCCGGAGAAAGTACTAGAGTAGTTGAACCATATTTATTAGTTTTTCAATGGTCAAGTTGGTATATATGGGGGTTTTGTAGAAATAGAAAAGATTTCAGACTCTTTAAACTTAACCGTTTATTGAATTTGAGAAGTATATCAGAAATTTATACAAAACGAAAAGTTCCTTCTATACAAAAGCAGATAGAGCAAGTTTTTGAAAATAAAATTCATTTAGTGGCAGAGTTTGATACTTCAGTAAAGTGGAGATTGATTGAGGAATATGGAATAGATAGTTTTAGTGTACTTGCAGATGGGAAAATACATTTTGAGTTTGATTTTGCAAGTAAAGATAATTTATTCGGATGAATATTAAGTTTTAGTGATAAAGTTAAAATAATTAGCCCCGCATCAATTAAAGAAGAATTTATAAAAATAATAGAAAATATTAAAAGAATATATTAGAAACATGACATACAGTTGTCGTGTTTCTTTTGCTATACTATATAAAAAGAAAAGGAGATTATTATAATGATAGAATCGAGATGTGGAATAAAATGCAGTGTATGTGAGTATAAAGAAAAAATAAATTGCACAGGATGCATTAATATTGAAAAGCCATTTTGGGGTAACAGTTGTACTGTAAAGTCATGTTGTGAGGATAAAGGTATTGCAAATTGCGGACTTTGTAATAGTTTTCCATGCCATATATTAAAACAATTTTCTTATGATGAGGAACAAGGAGATGATGGTGCCAGAATAAAGCAATGTAAATGTTGGTGTAAAGGAGCAAAATAATATGAATTACTTATGGTTAGATGAATATTTATTAGCTATGAAAGGTGTTACAAAAGATTTTAAAGAAGAATGGCAGTGGACTAGATACTTGATAGGAAATAAAATGTTTGCAGCTATATGTAAAGATGAATCAGGTAAAGATTCTATAATTACTATAAAACTAAATCCTGCAGATGGTGATTTTTTAAGAACTCAATTCCAAGATATTAAACCTGGATATTATATGAATAAAATACATTGGAATTCTATTAATTTAGAAGGAGCTGTACCTGATGATCTTATGAAGGATATTACAAAACAATCATACCAATTGGTATTTAAAGGTTTAACTAAAAAAATTCAAAAGGAAATTGAGGAGAGTTAATATGAAATATGAATGGAGAAAAAGTGAAAAGCAAGTATATTTACCTAAAGAAGTTCCTACATTAATTCAAGTTCCAAGACATAAATTCTTTATGATAAAAGGAAAAGGAAATCCTAACAATGAAGATTTTGTAGAACGAATAGGTGTATTGTATACTATGGCATATGCTGTTAGAATGATGCCTAAAAAAGGGTTCACACCAGATGGATATTTTGAATATACAGTATATCCACTAGAAGGTTTGTGGGATTTAACAGAAGAAGGAAGGAAGCTAAAAGCTTTCAGTAAGGATGAGCTATTGTATACTATTATGATTAGGCAGCCTGATTTTGTTAATGAAGATGTAGTAGAAAAGGCATTTGAAATTGTTCGTAAGAAAAAACCACATCCGCTTTTAGATGAGATTGTATTTGATGATATAGAAGATGGATTAAGTGTTCAAATGCTACACAAGGGTTCTTATAATGATGAACCAGAAATATTTGCAAAGATGAAAGAATTTATCGATAAGAGTAACCTTGAAATAAAATCAATGATTCATAGAGAGATTTATCTTAATGATGCAAGAAAAGTGGAAAAAGATAAGCTGAAAACAGTATTGCGATATATGGTAAAAGAAGTTTAGGGTTATTGATTGTTCGTGGGTATCAGGAAAATTTAAAGGAAAAGTAGGGTTAGTTGTACTGTATTCCAAAAGGAGAGTTCCTTTCATTTTACATTCTAAGTATTTAAAATATAATGGATTTAAACTATCAGATACTTGGAAATCTTTCTATTAACTATTGTATTTACCATTTTATGATAACGCAGTTGAATATTATCTTATAAATAATTCCTTGACAAATAGCTAATTTAGAGTAATTACTAGATTACTATTTGCCAAGGAGTGATATAAAAATGACAGAGGATCAAAAGAAACAAATAAGATTGTTGCGTTGTAAAGGATGGGGTTATAAGAAAATATCAAATGCTGTTGGTATATCGAGAGATTCAGTTAGGGGTTATTGCAAAAGAAATGGATTAGATGGTTATGCTTCAGAGGCTAATTCAATCCATCAACAATCAATGGTAGATGAATTTGTTTATGATTTTTGCTTACACTGTGGTGCAAAGCTAGAACAAAATAATAGAGGTCGCAGGAAAAAATTTTGTGGAACAAAATGTAAAAGTGAGTGGGAAAAAACTAATCGCAAAATTTATATTTTTCAATGTGAGTATTGTGGAAAAGAGTATAAGTCATTAGGTAATAAAAATCGTAAATACTGTAGTCATGAGTGCTATGTAAGGGATAGGTTCTGGAGAAAAGAAGATGCAGCTCAAATTGTTGAAAAGATTTTAAAAAGAGAAAAAGTCGAACATATACCAAAATGGTTGAAGGAGTTATTGCTTTCTAATTTAGAAGAATAGAGAAGTTTTTGTGGGGGTATAAAAAATTTTAAAACGCATAAGGGTTTATTGGCGAGTAAGCATATGAAGGCAAAAATTGTATCAAAATGTACAATAGTTTAACTAAAAGTCTTGATAAATGGCAGTTTACAGCTATGGTGATAACCTAATGCATATCTTTTAAAAAGGGGCTCTCACTTCATGCGAAATAGACCCAGGGGTCTTTTTTAAAGTTATGAGTATTTGTATTTACGGTTTGTCTATACACATGTTGAATGTGTTGTAAAATTATCATTGAAATAACTCAATTATAAACGTTTTATCAATAGGAAATTTTATGTTTTCCACCATTCTTCCACCTAAAAATTTACTCGGTGGAAAGGATATTTTCAAATATATTTACACTATCGTTTTTCATGTTGCTAGTTACGTGTGAATACGTGTCCATGGTTGTTGATAATTGAGAGTGTCCAAGTCGCTCTTGGATATCTTTTATATTTGCTCCTGCTTCCAAAAGCATAGTAGCATGAGTATGCCTAAGGGAATGAAAATTAAATCTTATGCCTAGTTCGTAATTGACTATGCGACTTAAATATTTGTAGTGACTAGATCACCATTTTCTTTGGTGCATACGAAATTATTATTAGTATAGTATTTACCGTATTTTAATTTGTTTTCTATTTGCCACTTTCTATGTTTTTTTAGTATACATTATTAATGTATTACCTATTAATATTTTTCTATTTGAGGATGGAGTTTTTGGAGTATCAAAGACCCATTCTCTTTCTTTTTTTATTATAATTTTTTCTACAGTAATAGTATTTTTTTCTAAGTCTACACAATCCCACGTTAAACCACATACCTCAGATGCTCTCATATCAGTATGAAAAGCGATTTGTAAGGGCACATACTATCGTAAAGATAGGAACAGCAGTAATCGCTTTAATAGGAGCAATAATTACATATATGATTATTCCTTACATCAAATCAAAAACTACAGCAGAGCAACAAGAAAATATTAAATTTTGGGTAAAAATTGCAGTAAATGCAGCAGAACAAATCTTCCAAGAAAAGAACCGAGGGCAGCAGAAAAAGCAATATGTAATTAATTTTCTAGAAACACAAGGTATTAAAATTAGTATAGAGCAATTAGATCCATTAATAGAAGCAGCAGTTTTAGAATTGAATAAAGATATTAAAATAGATGCAGGGGCTTAAATGCTCCTGTTTTTTTATTTTTCGGACAGAAACTTAAGTTAGCGTAGGTGGATGGATAGAAATATATCTTTTAAAAACAGATATGATATAATATGAATAAAAAATATATTATATAGGAGAAATCAGTATGGAAGGTTTAGGTTTAGTTTTTGTTGTAATAATTGGTGTAGTAATATATTTTGCAAGAATTGAAAGTCATAAAGATAGTATTGCAAATAAGATTGATTCTATTGGAGGACGTTTAATTAACTATGAAAAACGTGGTTTTTTTTCAGGGATTGGCCCATTTACGATTGTGGGTAAAGGGCGAATGATTTATAGAATAGAATATGAAGTTGATGGCATAAAAAAAGAAGGATGGGTACGGTTTGGAGGTTTATTCGGTCCTGATTGGAGAATGTAATTTCCGTGGTTGTGTTTATATAGTAAAATCAAAGAGAATTAGAATCAAAAACATACTAAATGTTAGTTTTGCACAATCTGATTATTATGCGACGTAATTATTAAGATTTAAAATACGAATAATGTTCTTTGAAAGCTGAATAATACTGTATTGAAAATGGAAACATTATTCTACAATGCAAGAAATATGGTATAATCTTCTTGTGTGATAAGTCAGGTTAGTAATGAATTGCCTATATTCTTAATAAAGAATATAGTTGATTTAATACAAATAGGGAGTGTGATATCATGAATATTAATCTCATGGATAGAAAAATGATTAAAATGCCCTGTGCAAAGTCTGTAGGTATGATTTGGGCGATAATTTGCACAGGGATAGATATTTAGTCGCTTTTGATAAATAAATTCATACATATACAGGCTTTGTTTCCTTAATTAAATAATAAATTTAAGGAAGTGAGCTTTTTGAAATATGTAAGAATTGATAGAATATTACCAGATGATTTAGTTAAAGAAATTCAAAAGTATATCCACGGTGAATATGTATACATTCCTACCCCTACTGAAAAGAGAAAAAGATGGGGTGAAAAATCTAAAATTCGAGATTATCTAAAAGCCAGAAATGCAAAGATTCTGAACCAATATATAGGTGGACAATCAATTAGCAGTCTAGCTGAAGAATTCTTTCTTTCAGATAGTAGTATTAAGAAAATTGTATATAAAAAAGATAAGTAGGTTAAGGCTACCACTCTTGTAATGTGTGGTAGCTTTTGTGTAAAAAATGATATAGAAATGATTATTATCTTTCTTAAAAAATGTAGAAGTTTTAAAATGATATTGAAGATAAAATTCATCTCGTAGATATTATAACAAAAGGAGAGAATCGAAGTGAATAAAAAAATATCATTAATTCATTCTACAAATTTAGCTCCAGTAGATTATGCTTATGCTGGACGTATACCTTCAGGAATGGACTTATTATTTTTGGCAGGGGCATGTCCTATTGATAAAAACGGAGAAGTACCTAGCTTGAGTGATTATGAGCTTCAGGCAAAACTTTGTGTAGAAAATTTGAAGGAAGCACTGAAAGACTGTGGGGCTACTTTGGAAGACGTAGTATATACCAGAGTCCTTGTAGCATCTCACGATCAGTCAGATTTGGTAACTGCATGGGAAACAATAAGAAAAAAGTTTGATAATCATGATGTTCCAAGCATTTTATTTGGAGTTACAGTATTAGGATATACAAATCAATTGGTGGAAATTGAAGCGGTAGCAGCAGTAGAAAACAATACAAAATGATTGAAGTATAGAGTTGAACTGATTCGCACCATTCTTATTAGATGTATCAACGATAAAAATAAATAATTATTTAAAATACCGTATTATTCAGAAATGAATTGTGTGGTATTTTTTATGCAAAAACCGTGTGGTTAGTGCGAAATTTCTTTTTTGTACAACAAACTCCATATAGAACAAGCAAAAGATTTGCAGGAATTTACTATAGAGGATATATATTTATCTAGGAATATGGGAGTGAAAGCTTTAAAAAATCTTATTGATATTCTTAGGGAGAAAGGTTTTAATCCTAAAGAAATTTTCAAACCTATGGATAAAGATTTTATAGAGTACCCTATTAAAATTAATATTAGAGAGTTATTAGAAGGTAAAGAATAGAAAAGACACAGATGGAATACTACCACCTGTGTTCTATAATAGAGGACGCAAAATCTTTATTGATACCATCATGAAATAAAGGAAATAGCAATAAAAAATACAATCATGTATAAAAATTAGAAAAATCCAAATTTTTTCTAAGAGTTAGTAACGACTATACCCACCACAGTTACAGAATATTAATACTAACAACAAGAAGAAGAAAAGCAAACTACTGTCGCAACCTCCTCCAAAGATTCCACCAATACCACCACATTGTGCATCAGCCATGAAAAAACCCCCTCCCTTTTTTAAAGATGTAAATTACTATTTTCTCAATATAGATTATGTACCTTAAAGGAAATATGTTACATAAGCATATAAACTAAAAGTAAAAAGATTTAAAGAATACATAAAGTAATAACAAACGCCACTTTTTTTGCATCTTAAAACCAATTTGCGTTTTGATATAATATAATAGTCAAAAATTTTTACAAAAGGGGAATGGGTATGTTAACTAAAAGACAGAATGAAGTATTAAAAGCAATCTATTATTACATTAATGCAAATGGAATTAGTCCATCTGTTAGAAATCTCTGTGATCTATTAGGTTTAAAATCAAAAGGTACAGTAGATAGTTACTTAAATGAGCTAGAGAGTCAAGGGTTTATAACCAAGGGGGGTACTATATTTCGATCAATCAAAATAACAGATACAGGACTAAGTGAAATAAGAGGGTAGAGGAAACGGGTGGAAATATTGATTTTTGCCACCTATTTTCCACCCATCCATATTATTTATTATTTTACAAAAAAATATGATAATATATAAACAAAGCTTATGTTTCTGATATTTACACATTTCTATATTGCTATAGAGTATAAAAATATATAATTAAATATAGAATAGTCTACAATATCAATAAACAGGGCATG containing:
- a CDS encoding GyrI-like domain-containing protein, translated to MKYEWRKSEKQVYLPKEVPTLIQVPRHKFFMIKGKGNPNNEDFVERIGVLYTMAYAVRMMPKKGFTPDGYFEYTVYPLEGLWDLTEEGRKLKAFSKDELLYTIMIRQPDFVNEDVVEKAFEIVRKKKPHPLLDEIVFDDIEDGLSVQMLHKGSYNDEPEIFAKMKEFIDKSNLEIKSMIHREIYLNDARKVEKDKLKTVLRYMVKEV
- a CDS encoding helix-turn-helix transcriptional regulator, with product MRAAIDESKLIEFDYYCYSGESTRVVEPYLLVFQWSSWYIWGFCRNRKDFRLFKLNRLLNLRSISEIYTKRKVPSIQKQIEQVFENKIHLVAEFDTSVKWRLIEEYGIDSFSVLADGKIHFEFDFASKDNLFG
- a CDS encoding LexA family protein translates to MLTKRQNEVLKAIYYYINANGISPSVRNLCDLLGLKSKGTVDSYLNELESQGFITKGGTIFRSIKITDTGLSEIRG
- a CDS encoding RidA family protein encodes the protein MNKKISLIHSTNLAPVDYAYAGRIPSGMDLLFLAGACPIDKNGEVPSLSDYELQAKLCVENLKEALKDCGATLEDVVYTRVLVASHDQSDLVTAWETIRKKFDNHDVPSILFGVTVLGYTNQLVEIEAVAAVENNTK
- a CDS encoding MmcQ/YjbR family DNA-binding protein encodes the protein MNYLWLDEYLLAMKGVTKDFKEEWQWTRYLIGNKMFAAICKDESGKDSIITIKLNPADGDFLRTQFQDIKPGYYMNKIHWNSINLEGAVPDDLMKDITKQSYQLVFKGLTKKIQKEIEES
- a CDS encoding DUF3795 domain-containing protein produces the protein MIESRCGIKCSVCEYKEKINCTGCINIEKPFWGNSCTVKSCCEDKGIANCGLCNSFPCHILKQFSYDEEQGDDGARIKQCKCWCKGAK
- a CDS encoding helix-turn-helix domain-containing protein codes for the protein MAFNYNKLWKLLIDKNMNKVALRDAINITPAKLSKSQSVNMQILARICKELECNIGDIVDYIPDVEEENDYE
- a CDS encoding CD3324 family protein, with protein sequence MSFLKYVRIDRILPDDLVKEIQKYIHGEYVYIPTPTEKRKRWGEKSKIRDYLKARNAKILNQYIGGQSISSLAEEFFLSDSSIKKIVYKKDK
- a CDS encoding terminase gpP N-terminus-related DNA-binding protein, encoding MTEDQKKQIRLLRCKGWGYKKISNAVGISRDSVRGYCKRNGLDGYASEANSIHQQSMVDEFVYDFCLHCGAKLEQNNRGRRKKFCGTKCKSEWEKTNRKIYIFQCEYCGKEYKSLGNKNRKYCSHECYVRDRFWRKEDAAQIVEKILKREKVEHIPKWLKELLLSNLEE
- the rhuM gene encoding RhuM family protein, whose translation is MNKNNNKLQIRNSTAEFLIFTSQAGANSIEVMAVDDNVWLTQEMIATLYEKGRSTITEHLKNIFLDGELDENSVCRKFRRTGSDGKQYKIKFYNLEAVIAIGFRTNSERAIVFRQWATSVLKDFSIRGYVMDKERLKNGTFLNEDYFDHLLEEIREIRASERRFYQKITDIYATAMDYSANALTTKTFFKTVQNKLHFAIHGKTAAELIMDRANAGKENMGLTTWRNAPKGKIVKRDVYVAKNYLTLDEIDSLNRIVTMYLDYAENQAKRKIPMTMEAWTYIN
- a CDS encoding phage holin, LLH family; the encoded protein is MLSYQYEKRFVRAHTIVKIGTAVIALIGAIITYMIIPYIKSKTTAEQQENIKFWVKIAVNAAEQIFQEKNRGQQKKQYVINFLETQGIKISIEQLDPLIEAAVLELNKDIKIDAGA